The sequence below is a genomic window from Streptomyces sp. B21-105.
TGACCCGCATCGACGCGCTGCGCGTCCCGGTGCTGGCCGTCCACGGCGAACACGACACCAATGTGCCGCCGGAGGAGTCGCGGCAGTTCGTGCGGGCCGCCCGCGAACGGGGTCTCGCCGCCGAGCTGCTGACGCTGCGCGACGAGGGCCACGACTTCCTGCGCGCGGACAACCGGCGGCTGTTCCGCCGGGCCGCCGCCGACTGGATGGAACGCCATCTCCTGCTGTGAACGCCTCCCGGCGGGTGTGAACGTTCCCCGGATCCGGTGTGCGTAGAGCGGCGGACGCGGGGTAGTCGAAACCGAGTCGGCGGGAAGCGGCGCGATGCCTGGGGAGGTCGAGCGCCGCTTCCCGCCCTTTGAGGAAGGTGGCTTCCTCCATGGCGGTGTCGCCGCCGCCGACCACGACGATGGACAGTTCGTCCTCCTTCGGCAGGCCAAGTTTGCGGTAGCCGGATCCGGTCGCGATGATCACGGTCCTGGCGCGGTGGACGGTGCCGGCTGAGTCGGTGAGGAGCTTGATGTCGCCGGTCAGGTCGACGGACACGATGTCGTCGTCGATCATCTCGGCGCCGAACTTCTCGGCCTGGGCCCGCATGTTTTCCGTCAGGACCGGGCCGTCGACGCCCTGGGGGAAGCCGGGGAAGTTCTCGACCTCGGTCGTGGTGGTCACCGAGCCGCCGACGAAGATGTAGAGGGCGGCGGTGTATCCGGCGGGGCCGGAGCCGATGATGACGACCCTCGCGTATCTCGCTCACGCTGTGGCCTCCGGCTTCGCGGGGGCGATCTCGGCGATCAGGCCCTCGACCAGGGTCTTGATCTCGTCGCGGATCGGGCGCACGGCCTCGACGTCCTGGCCGGCCGGGTCCTCGAGCTTCCAGTCGAGGTAGCGCTTGCCGGGGAAGACGGGGCAGCTGTCGCCGCAGCCCATGGTGATGCAGACGTCCGACTCGCGGACCGCGTCGATGGTGAGGATCTTCGGCGTCTCCTTGGAGATGTCGATGCCGACCTCTGCCATGGCCTCGACGGCGGCCGGGTTGACCTGATCGCCGGGGTTGGAGCCGGCGGAGCGGACCTCGACGCGGTCTCCGGCCAGGTGGGTCAGCCACGCGGCGGCCATCTGGGAGCGGCCGGCGTTGTGGACGCAGACGAACAGGACGGACGGCTTGTCGGCCATGGTGATCGTTCTCTCTCGTCGCGTGGCGGAACCCAGCCGCCAATGACTTCAGCCCCCGCTGATGTCAGCGGTTGATGATGTGAGAATATCAGCGCATGCTGACTTCAGTCGATCCTGATGTGATCCGGGTGCTGGGCGATCCGCTCCGCCTTCAGATCGTGACCCTGCTGGCGCGCGAGACGCTCTGCACGACGCACCTGGTCGAGGAGACCGGAGCCAAGCAGACCAACCTGTCCAACCACATGAAGGTGCTGCGCGAGGCGGGGATCGTGGAGACCGAGCCCTGCGGCCGCTTCACCTACTACAAGCTGAAGCCCGAGGTCCTGGCCGGGCTCTCCGAGCAGTTCGCCGCACTGGCCGAGTCCGCCCGTACCGCTTCCGAGAACAAGAGGGCCTGCCCGTGACCTCCACCGAGCCCGCTACCGCCTCCGCTCCGGCCGGCGGTGGGGACGACTCGATCGTCAAGAAGCTCTCCACCCTCGACCGCTACCTCGCGGTGTGGATCCTGCTCGCCATGGCCGTCGGCCTCGGCCTGGGCCGTCTCATCCCCGGCATGAACGACGCACTGGCGAAGATCGAGATCGGCGGGATCTCCCTGCCGATCGCGCTCGGCCTGCTCGTGATGATGTACCCGGTCCTCGCGAAGGTCCGTTACGACCGGCTCGACCGCGTGACCAGCGACCGCAAGCTGCTCATCTCCTCGCTGGTCATCAACTGGATCGTCGGCCCGGCCGTCATGTTCGCGCTGGCGTGGATCTTCCTGCCGGACCTGCCCGAGTACCGCACCGGGCTGATCATCGTCGGCTTGGCCCGCTGCATCGCCATGGTCATCATCTGGAACGACCTCGCCTGCGGCGACCGCGAGGCCGCCGCTGTCCTGGTCGCGCTGAACTCGGTGTTCCAGGTGCTCGCGTTCGGGCTGCTGGGATGGTTCTACCTCGACCTGCTGCCGCGCTGGATGAACCTGGGCGACGGCCAGGGCCTGGACGTGTCCGTCTGGCACATCGCCCTGAACGTCGTCATCTTCCTCGGCATTCCGCTGCTGGCCGGCTTCCTGACCCGCCGCTTCGGCGAGCGGAAGATGGGCCGCGAGAAGTACGAGGCGAAGTTCCTGCCGAAGATCGGCCCCTGGGCTCTGTACGGGCTGCTGTTCACGATCGTCATCCTCTTCGCCCTGCAGGGAAAGACGATCACCTCGCAGCCGCTGGACGTCGTACGCATCGCACTGCCGCTCGTGGTGTACTTCGCGATCATGTTCTTCGGCACGTTCCTGCTCGGCAAGGGCCTGGGCCTGGCCTACGACCGCACCACGACGCTGGCGTTCACGGCGGCGGGCAACAACTTCGAGCTGGCCATCGCGGTCGCCATCGCGACCTTCGGTGTCACCTCCGGTCAGGCGCTGTCCGGCGTCGTCGGACCGCTGATCGAAGTCCCGGTGCTGATCGGCCTGGTCTACGTCGCGCTCGCCTGGCGAAGGAGGTTCGCCCCCGACGCGGTGACCACGGCCCCGTGACACGGCACACGGATGTAGTGGTGGTCGGCGGCGGCCAAGCCGGGCTCGCCGCCGGCTACCACCTGCGCCGGCAGGGTC
It includes:
- a CDS encoding arsenate reductase ArsC → MADKPSVLFVCVHNAGRSQMAAAWLTHLAGDRVEVRSAGSNPGDQVNPAAVEAMAEVGIDISKETPKILTIDAVRESDVCITMGCGDSCPVFPGKRYLDWKLEDPAGQDVEAVRPIRDEIKTLVEGLIAEIAPAKPEATA
- a CDS encoding ArsR/SmtB family transcription factor, whose product is MLTSVDPDVIRVLGDPLRLQIVTLLARETLCTTHLVEETGAKQTNLSNHMKVLREAGIVETEPCGRFTYYKLKPEVLAGLSEQFAALAESARTASENKRACP
- the arsB gene encoding ACR3 family arsenite efflux transporter, with product MTSTEPATASAPAGGGDDSIVKKLSTLDRYLAVWILLAMAVGLGLGRLIPGMNDALAKIEIGGISLPIALGLLVMMYPVLAKVRYDRLDRVTSDRKLLISSLVINWIVGPAVMFALAWIFLPDLPEYRTGLIIVGLARCIAMVIIWNDLACGDREAAAVLVALNSVFQVLAFGLLGWFYLDLLPRWMNLGDGQGLDVSVWHIALNVVIFLGIPLLAGFLTRRFGERKMGREKYEAKFLPKIGPWALYGLLFTIVILFALQGKTITSQPLDVVRIALPLVVYFAIMFFGTFLLGKGLGLAYDRTTTLAFTAAGNNFELAIAVAIATFGVTSGQALSGVVGPLIEVPVLIGLVYVALAWRRRFAPDAVTTAP